One region of bacterium genomic DNA includes:
- a CDS encoding GyrI-like domain-containing protein, with protein sequence MKYLSLAAFALSICMCSVSFAQDDAAMSGNAKISKTPELTTKPAMIAATAFVRAADFAPEGGWGEKDYDGAIGAMAMNGAMRVMAYMQEKGITPTGPMFSMWFEDPTSTTAGSLTSKWGMPIAADNEPTSTITIENFPEMQAVTCTYEGHPNTAMNAWNDVMKFAESNGLVWTGAPMEVYHKNGMESTKAEDWLVEIVWPAMKKPADAPAEKQE encoded by the coding sequence ATGAAGTATCTGAGCCTCGCAGCCTTTGCACTGTCAATTTGTATGTGTTCCGTTAGCTTTGCGCAGGACGATGCCGCGATGTCCGGCAACGCGAAAATTTCAAAAACCCCGGAACTGACCACAAAGCCCGCGATGATTGCGGCGACGGCATTCGTGCGCGCCGCCGATTTTGCGCCTGAGGGTGGCTGGGGTGAGAAGGATTATGACGGCGCAATCGGCGCTATGGCGATGAACGGCGCAATGCGCGTCATGGCCTATATGCAGGAAAAAGGCATCACTCCGACAGGTCCCATGTTTTCAATGTGGTTTGAAGATCCAACATCAACAACCGCTGGCTCGTTGACCTCAAAGTGGGGGATGCCAATCGCCGCCGACAACGAACCAACCAGCACGATCACCATCGAGAATTTCCCCGAAATGCAGGCGGTTACCTGTACTTACGAGGGACATCCGAATACCGCAATGAACGCCTGGAATGATGTGATGAAGTTTGCAGAGTCAAACGGACTCGTGTGGACCGGTGCACCGATGGAAGTCTATCACAAGAATGGAATGGAGTCCACGAAAGCAGAAGATTGGCTCGTGGAAATCGTCTGGCCGGCTATGAAGAAGCCCGCCGATGCTCCGGCTGAAAAGCAGGAATAA
- the mutY gene encoding A/G-specific adenine glycosylase, with product MSITAATIRGLLRWFEDNKRDMPWRKTSDPYRIWVSEVLLQQTQVATVESYYKRFVKEFPTVEALAKAPLDKVLKVWEGCGYYARARNLHKAAKQVLAMGGDLPRTSAELRKLAGIGPYTSAAIASIAFGEAVPVLDGNVERVIARVTGEEGYITESSVHARLRTSATNWMKTAVKAELSPGALNESLMELGATVCKPRQALCGSCPLKSICTARKTHYDVTVLPRKPEKSAVPHYDIGAAIVRKNGRILITKRPEDGMLGGLWEFPGGKKESNETIEECVKREMLEELDIYVEVGERIASVKHAYTHFKITLHCFDCRHIGGVLRLIHAADAKWVRPAELTKYAFPKADRVVLDMLIKSS from the coding sequence TTGAGCATTACTGCTGCGACAATACGCGGTCTTCTTCGCTGGTTTGAAGACAACAAGCGGGATATGCCGTGGCGGAAAACCAGCGACCCGTACCGCATTTGGGTAAGCGAGGTGCTGCTGCAGCAAACGCAAGTCGCGACCGTCGAGTCATACTATAAGCGGTTTGTCAAAGAGTTTCCCACAGTTGAAGCACTCGCGAAAGCGCCGCTTGACAAAGTGCTGAAAGTCTGGGAGGGCTGCGGCTATTACGCCCGCGCGCGGAATCTGCACAAGGCCGCTAAGCAGGTGCTTGCCATGGGCGGAGATCTTCCGCGAACGAGCGCCGAATTGCGTAAACTTGCGGGAATCGGCCCCTACACATCAGCCGCTATCGCATCCATCGCTTTCGGTGAAGCGGTCCCCGTACTTGACGGAAACGTCGAGCGAGTCATCGCGCGTGTGACGGGCGAAGAGGGCTATATTACTGAGAGCTCGGTTCATGCCCGGCTTCGAACGAGTGCGACGAACTGGATGAAGACCGCGGTCAAAGCGGAGTTGTCTCCCGGTGCGTTGAACGAGTCGCTCATGGAGCTTGGTGCCACCGTTTGCAAACCTCGCCAGGCATTGTGCGGCTCATGTCCGCTCAAGTCCATTTGCACTGCGAGGAAGACGCATTATGATGTCACTGTGTTACCCCGCAAGCCGGAAAAGAGCGCAGTTCCGCACTATGATATCGGCGCGGCCATTGTTCGCAAGAACGGCAGAATCCTCATCACCAAGCGTCCTGAAGACGGAATGCTTGGCGGATTGTGGGAGTTTCCCGGAGGCAAGAAGGAAAGCAACGAGACGATTGAAGAATGCGTGAAGCGCGAAATGCTCGAAGAACTCGACATATATGTGGAAGTCGGGGAGCGAATTGCCAGCGTCAAACATGCCTACACGCACTTCAAGATCACTCTGCACTGCTTTGACTGCAGACATATCGGCGGCGTATTGAGACTCATTCATGCCGCCGATGCGAAGTGGGTACGACCGGCCGAGTTGACGAAATATGCGTTCCCAAAGGCCGACCGCGTCGTACTTGACATGCTGATAAAATCATCCTGA
- a CDS encoding fibronectin type III domain-containing protein has protein sequence MTIRIFALLAIGLGLTLSCDKEDKPPNPVVPISPNLLSAIHITFNTITLNWNDRSNNEEGFELEMGQSDQWHLHATLNADVNEILVDGLVPSTEYSFRVFAFNQAGRSEASNEITVATLTNNPPPAPTNVVANPLAPTVVQIEWSDTAPMTVNFVIDRRTLSTPWARVGQVGDNIETFNDSTCTAATSYYYRVGALFGNLLTWSVDSAEATTPTLGTPLPPSNLSAALVVGTGVRLTWTDNSLDEADFQIRRNRDGQFFEIIDTLAENSIEYVDSLGDNTGVYNYQVRARNSFGVSPWSNAVQVEYEYCSDGAVPICLENFWTYEVDPPTGPIYNARRQIRQVDYPGGVDYYLLVEFVGDETDTLFYWRNFDNGLYQDAYPLDGSGAELLLRTPASSGFWNFEGDSVIVTSASTTVNVQGVTYTGVTIYQRFSRTSNHSIKYYLKPLTVGIIKEEEFAGSSLQTKRELIDSYIRN, from the coding sequence ATGACCATTCGCATCTTCGCACTGCTCGCCATCGGTCTCGGTTTGACCTTGTCATGCGACAAGGAGGATAAACCGCCGAATCCAGTCGTACCGATATCACCGAATCTGCTGTCCGCAATTCATATCACATTCAATACGATTACATTGAATTGGAACGACCGCTCGAACAATGAGGAGGGGTTTGAGCTGGAAATGGGACAGAGCGATCAATGGCATCTCCACGCGACGCTCAATGCGGACGTGAACGAGATATTGGTAGACGGGCTTGTTCCCAGCACGGAGTATTCGTTTCGCGTGTTTGCCTTCAATCAGGCCGGTCGCAGCGAAGCTTCGAATGAAATTACGGTTGCAACGCTAACCAACAACCCTCCGCCTGCACCGACTAACGTCGTCGCCAATCCGCTGGCACCGACTGTAGTTCAGATTGAGTGGTCCGACACGGCTCCGATGACCGTCAATTTCGTCATTGACCGTCGAACGCTAAGTACGCCGTGGGCTCGCGTCGGACAAGTTGGGGACAATATAGAAACCTTTAACGATTCGACGTGCACAGCGGCCACATCCTATTATTATAGAGTAGGCGCGCTGTTCGGCAACCTGTTGACGTGGTCGGTGGATTCAGCCGAGGCAACGACTCCGACGCTTGGCACTCCGTTGCCGCCTTCCAACCTTTCCGCCGCTTTAGTTGTCGGGACGGGAGTCCGGTTAACGTGGACGGACAACTCGCTCGATGAAGCAGACTTTCAAATCCGCCGGAACCGCGACGGACAGTTCTTTGAGATTATCGATACGTTGGCGGAAAACAGCATCGAGTATGTTGACTCATTGGGAGACAACACGGGAGTGTATAACTATCAAGTGCGGGCAAGAAACTCATTCGGTGTTTCACCGTGGTCGAATGCAGTGCAGGTGGAATATGAATACTGTTCAGACGGTGCAGTGCCGATCTGCCTTGAGAACTTCTGGACCTATGAAGTGGATCCGCCAACCGGTCCCATATATAATGCGCGGAGACAGATCAGGCAGGTGGACTATCCCGGCGGAGTGGACTACTATCTGCTTGTGGAGTTTGTTGGTGACGAAACGGACACGCTGTTTTATTGGCGGAATTTCGACAACGGTCTGTATCAAGACGCCTATCCGCTGGACGGTTCAGGCGCGGAGTTATTGCTGCGGACTCCCGCATCAAGCGGATTCTGGAATTTTGAAGGCGACAGTGTCATTGTCACAAGCGCGAGTACAACGGTTAACGTTCAGGGAGTGACGTACACCGGAGTGACGATTTATCAACGATTCAGCCGCACAAGCAACCACAGCATCAAGTATTATCTTAAGCCGCTGACCGTCGGGATTATCAAGGAAGAGGAATTTGCAGGATCAAGTCTGCAAACGAAACGGGAGCTGATAGACTCGTATATTCGAAATTAG
- a CDS encoding DUF3467 domain-containing protein, with the protein MSEPAPQRPHQINVSLDEKVAEGIYSNLALISHSPAEFFIDFARMVPGTPKASVHARVIMTPSHCKFLLNALKENIERYEKQFGEIKLHGGPQQQGGQFGFRSGSEPDGK; encoded by the coding sequence ATGTCTGAACCAGCGCCGCAGCGCCCGCACCAGATTAACGTCAGCCTCGACGAAAAGGTCGCTGAGGGAATATACTCGAATCTTGCCTTGATTTCACATAGTCCTGCCGAGTTTTTCATTGATTTCGCCCGGATGGTGCCGGGGACGCCGAAGGCCTCGGTGCATGCCCGCGTCATCATGACTCCGTCCCATTGCAAATTCCTGTTGAATGCGCTGAAGGAGAACATAGAGCGCTATGAGAAGCAATTCGGCGAAATCAAGCTTCATGGCGGACCGCAGCAGCAAGGCGGTCAATTTGGATTTCGTTCCGGTTCAGAGCCGGATGGCAAGTAA
- the polA gene encoding DNA polymerase I codes for MPADPNTLFLIDGSALMFRSHFAFLRNPLVNSRGEITSAIFGFLNTLISLIEKEQPTHLAIVFDTAEPTFRHKQYKEYKATRQKMPEELVDQLGRLDQVLVATGLRILALPGWEADDVIGTLARQGEEQGYTVFMVTGDKDYQQLVTDKVKLYNPKPDGTLIWSPAEVEENFGVPPSQVVDVLALMGDSSDNVPGVAGVGPKTAVKLIKEYGTVENVLKSAPEMKPSKLKESLIEYADSARLSRELVTIDCHAPIEVNLDDLDVKPIYNAEIERLLTELELFRLLDRLRGSAPAAGGSGMKSATQRDYKIVRSAKEFKTLVGKWRKEKPLLSFDVETTSADPMLAELVGASFSVNEGEAYYISMAHFDAAPAGSRQFIRFGQQAEGALAAFLELAAELLEDKTIPKAGQNIKYDALVYLSYGIDVASLFFDTMIAAYLLNPGTRTLGIDELTRDYLKLSKIPTSELIGSGKNQGSMLDVDLEKIADYACEDADYALRLVHVLEPLLDSQKKLLDELEMPLMTVLRDMEFTGIRLDTALLSEMSKELERDLARLEKECYAAAGESFNLNSPKQLGTILFEKLKLPVQKKTKTGPSTDVDTLTALAPMHDLPAKLVDYRMLSKLKGTYVDALPDLVHPFTGRVHTTFSQTIAATGRLSSNNPNLQNIPIRTEVGRRIREAFVAGEPGWKILSADYGQIELRIMAHLSNDDTLLQAFNSGGDIHRETAAKIYGVPIAEVTPDMRRAAKTVNFGIIYGQTDFGLSEQLGIPRAEAKEFREQYFKLYPGVRLFMADTIAACREKGYVETLMGRRRQIADINNSNRQVREFAERIAINTPVQGSAADMIKVAMIRIHKRLKQEKFAARMLLQVHDELVFEAPESELLNLEMIVRDEMSGAMKLRVPIEVDVGFGANWLQAHS; via the coding sequence ATGCCTGCTGATCCCAACACCCTTTTTCTGATTGACGGCTCGGCGCTTATGTTCCGGTCCCACTTTGCCTTTCTCCGGAACCCGCTGGTCAATTCGCGCGGCGAAATCACCTCCGCTATTTTCGGCTTTCTTAATACCCTCATCTCGCTGATCGAAAAAGAGCAGCCGACCCATTTGGCGATTGTGTTTGACACCGCCGAACCGACCTTCCGCCACAAGCAATATAAGGAGTATAAGGCTACTCGCCAGAAGATGCCAGAAGAATTAGTTGACCAGTTGGGCAGACTCGATCAGGTGCTCGTCGCGACCGGCCTCAGAATTCTCGCACTGCCCGGTTGGGAAGCAGACGATGTCATCGGAACTCTGGCGCGGCAGGGAGAGGAACAGGGCTACACGGTATTCATGGTCACCGGTGACAAGGACTATCAGCAGCTGGTCACGGACAAAGTGAAGCTCTATAATCCCAAGCCCGACGGCACACTCATCTGGTCTCCGGCAGAGGTCGAAGAAAACTTCGGCGTCCCTCCAAGTCAGGTCGTGGATGTGCTCGCGCTCATGGGCGATTCATCGGACAATGTTCCCGGTGTCGCCGGAGTAGGGCCGAAAACGGCGGTCAAGCTAATTAAAGAATACGGCACCGTTGAAAACGTGCTGAAATCCGCACCGGAGATGAAACCCTCGAAGCTGAAGGAATCGCTCATTGAATATGCGGACTCCGCGCGCCTGTCCCGTGAACTGGTTACGATTGACTGCCACGCGCCCATAGAGGTCAATCTCGATGACCTTGATGTCAAGCCGATTTACAATGCGGAGATTGAACGGCTCTTGACCGAGTTGGAACTCTTTCGATTGCTTGACCGCCTGCGAGGAAGCGCTCCGGCGGCTGGCGGAAGCGGAATGAAGTCCGCGACCCAAAGAGATTATAAAATCGTGCGCTCCGCCAAGGAATTCAAGACACTCGTCGGCAAGTGGCGCAAGGAAAAGCCGTTGCTCTCCTTCGACGTTGAAACAACGTCCGCTGATCCGATGCTTGCGGAACTTGTCGGCGCGAGCTTCTCCGTCAATGAAGGAGAGGCATACTACATTTCCATGGCGCACTTTGACGCCGCGCCGGCAGGCAGCAGACAGTTCATTCGCTTCGGTCAGCAGGCCGAAGGCGCTTTGGCCGCTTTTCTCGAACTGGCGGCAGAACTGCTTGAAGATAAGACGATACCCAAGGCAGGTCAGAATATCAAGTACGATGCGCTGGTATACCTCTCTTACGGCATCGACGTTGCCTCTCTTTTCTTTGATACGATGATCGCCGCATACCTCCTGAATCCCGGTACCCGCACCCTCGGGATAGACGAGTTGACGCGCGATTATCTCAAACTTTCAAAGATTCCGACGTCTGAATTAATCGGTTCAGGCAAGAATCAGGGCTCGATGTTGGACGTTGATCTGGAAAAAATTGCCGACTATGCGTGCGAAGACGCGGATTACGCATTGCGGCTCGTTCACGTGCTTGAACCGCTGCTCGATTCCCAGAAAAAGCTTCTCGATGAACTCGAAATGCCGCTGATGACCGTCCTGCGCGACATGGAGTTTACTGGAATCCGGCTTGATACGGCACTCCTTTCAGAAATGTCCAAGGAGCTCGAGCGCGACCTCGCAAGGCTCGAGAAAGAGTGCTACGCGGCGGCTGGAGAGAGCTTCAATTTGAACTCGCCTAAACAGCTTGGGACCATTCTGTTCGAAAAGCTCAAATTGCCCGTTCAGAAGAAAACCAAGACCGGACCGTCAACCGACGTCGATACGCTGACCGCGTTGGCTCCCATGCACGACCTGCCGGCCAAACTGGTGGACTATCGAATGCTCTCGAAGCTTAAGGGAACCTACGTGGACGCTTTGCCTGACCTCGTGCATCCGTTTACCGGCCGCGTGCATACGACATTCAGCCAGACCATTGCCGCCACCGGAAGACTCTCGTCGAACAATCCGAACTTGCAGAACATTCCCATTCGCACAGAAGTCGGCAGGAGAATAAGAGAGGCATTCGTCGCCGGTGAACCGGGCTGGAAAATTCTTTCTGCGGACTACGGACAGATCGAACTGCGTATCATGGCGCATCTGTCCAATGATGACACGCTGCTGCAAGCTTTCAACAGCGGCGGAGATATTCACCGTGAGACGGCCGCCAAAATCTACGGCGTTCCAATCGCAGAGGTGACTCCCGACATGCGCCGGGCCGCCAAAACCGTGAACTTCGGAATCATCTACGGCCAGACAGATTTCGGCTTGTCTGAACAGCTCGGAATCCCGCGAGCCGAGGCCAAGGAATTTCGCGAACAGTACTTCAAACTCTACCCCGGAGTCCGGCTGTTCATGGCCGATACCATCGCCGCCTGCCGTGAAAAAGGGTATGTGGAGACCCTCATGGGACGGCGCCGACAAATTGCGGACATCAACAACTCGAACCGCCAGGTTCGGGAGTTTGCGGAGCGCATAGCCATCAACACTCCGGTCCAAGGCAGCGCCGCAGACATGATCAAAGTCGCGATGATCCGCATCCACAAACGGCTAAAACAGGAAAAGTTTGCCGCTCGAATGTTGCTTCAAGTCCACGATGAACTCGTCTTTGAAGCTCCCGAATCCGAGCTCCTCAATCTCGAAATGATCGTCCGTGATGAGATGTCCGGTGCCATGAAATTGCGTGTTCCAATCGAGGTCGATGTCGGATTTGGAGCAAATTGGCTTCAAGCACATTCCTAA